GCGGGTACTGCTCGCCGTCGTCGAGGTCGGCGGCATTCCCCGGATTGCCACGGTGCTGGGCGTCGCCGACTCCACGGTCAAGACCCATGTCGGCCGTTTGTTTGACAAGACCGGCACCAGCCGGCAGGCCGACCTCGTCAAGCTCGTCGCGGGATACAGTTCCTTTCTGGTCAACTGATTTCGATCGGGAGTCCTGAACGACGCAGCCGCTTCCGCGCAGGTGTGGACGCGGCTGCATTGGGGCTGTTGCAAGGCTTTCGCCTGGTCCAGCGGCCTTTTCCTAGTGCGGAAAATCCCGGTGGCGCCGAGGCGCCGGGGGAGTGCGCCCCCCTGCCGAGCCACCCATGCCCGTACCGCCATCGGCGCCAACGCCCTTGCTGGCGCCGGGTTTGACGCCAAACGCGTCGCTGCTGCCGGTGCTGACTGGGCGGGGTCCGGTGTTGTCGCGCGCGAACGCGGCACCCGCGACCATGATGAAAGCCGCGGCCAGCGGGGCCGCGAGACGGAATGTCGTCCGGTGATTCTTCAGCATGTCGGTCTCCTGTCTGGTTGGTCGCTCTGATTTCGGCCGACTGACCGAGTTGTCGGAACAGGGAAGGGGATCCGTGAACCGGGTGCGATGTTGACGGCAAAGCCGACGAGCCGCGTCCGCCGTTCAGTGGACGCGGCCCGCATCACGCATCCCCATAGTCCGCCGCATTCATCGAGCGAGCGGAGAGCGTTTGCTCGTCAACAAAGGAGAAGAGAAATGCGCATTTCTGACATCATCGCCGCCGCATCGAGACCGGCTGCCTCAGCCGCCGTGGCCGCCGTTCTGATCGCATCGATGGCCGCGCCGGCTTCCGCCAAGGTATCGCGCTGCGATGTGTCGTGGGTGTCCTGCACCAATACCGCCGCCAAATGCTACAACTCCACGAAATGCTATCAAAGATGCGACCAGAAGTACCGCATCTGCAGCAAGTGAGCTGGGCGCGCCGCCGCTATGGCGGCGGCGTGTTCCTGCTCGATCGCCTCGTCGGCGCGAGCCGGCATCTGGCGCGGATTAACGCACGGGTGTGGCGAGCGCCGTGCCTCCGCCCCTAGTTCAACACCCGCTTGCTGTCGGGGCTGTCGAGCGAAAACGCCGGCACGTCGATCTCGAATTTCTCGCCGTTCTCGCTGACCATCTGGTAATGGCCGCTCATGAAGCCCGAGGCGGTCGGCAGCGGCACGCCGGAGGTGTATTCGAAGCGCTCGCCGGGCGCCAGCACCGGCTGCTCGCCGACCACGCCTTCGCCGCGGACTTCCTGCTTGCGTCCCGCCGCGTCGGTGATGATCCAGTGCCGGGTCCGCAACTGCACGGTCTCTTCGCCGGTATTGGTGATGACGATGGTGTAGGACCAGAAATATTGGCGATTTTCGGCCGACGAGCGCTCGGGGAGGAAGTTCGGCTCGACGGTAACCTCGATCTGGCGGGTAACGGCGCGGTACATGCGAACAATCCAGAATCCTTGAGGCCCATCATACCGAAAAGTCCCGACGGAACCAACCTCCGGGCGCCGTCCCGGCAGCCATGCAATTGTAATTCCAACCGCGGTTTCAACAAAGTTCCGGCCTAAAGCGCATTCCGCGCGCCCGACGGCCGTCGCAACTTGCCCGCAATTGGCGGGCCGGTACTATCTTTCGTGTCGGACCGGCGCTTAAAGTCCACGTCCCGAGACGGTGCCAGAGATGTCCATTGCCAATCGAATTGCCGGATCACCGCTGGCGGGCGCCGCTGCAGCCGGCGCGCGGGACGCGGCGCCGGCGATCGCCATCCCGGCCGGCGCAGAGCGGGAATTGCGGCTCGATCTGTTTCGCGGCATCGCGCTGTGGCTGATCTTCATCGACCATCTGCCGCCCAACATCCTGACCTGGTTCACGATCCGCAACTACGGATTCAGCGACGCCACCGAAATCTTCATCTTCATCTCCGGCTATACCGCGGCGTTCGTCTACGGCCGCGCCATGCTCGAGGCCGGCCCCGTGATCGCCACCGCGCGCATCATGCGGCGGGTCTGGCAGATCTACGTCGCGCATGTATTCCTGTTCACGATCTTCCTGGCGGAAATTTCCTACGTCGCCACCAATTTCAACAACCCGCTGTATACGGAAGAAATGGGGATCATGGACTTCCTCAAGCAGCCGGACGTCACCATCGTCCAGGCGCTGCTGCTCCGATTCCGGCCCGTCAACATGGACGTGCTGCCGCTCTATATCGTGCTGATGCTGTTCCTGCCGCTGATCCTGTGGCTGATGAAGTGGCGGGCCGACATCACGCTGGCGCTGTCGGTCGCGCTCTATGCGGCGACCTGGCACTACGACCTCTATCTGTCGGCCTATCCGAACGGCTTCTGGGCCTTCAATCCGTTCGCCTGGCAGTTGCTGTTCGTGTTCGGCGCCTGGTGCGCGCTGGGCGGCGCCCGGCGGATGTCGCGGATTCTCTCCTCGCCGGTCACGATGTGGATCTGTGCGGCCTATCTGCTGGCGGCGTTCTTCGTCACGCTGACCTGGTACGTGCCGCAGTTGAACCATCTGATGCCGAAGCGCATCGAGCAGTGGATGTACCCGATCAACAAGACCGATCTGGACGTGCTGAGGTTCGCGCACTTCCTGGCGCTGGCGGCGATCACCGTGCGCTTCCTGCCGAAGGACTGGCCGGGATTGAAGTCGCCATGGCTGCGGCCGCTGATCCTGTGCGGGCAGCATTCGCTGGAGATTTTCTGCCTCGGCGTGTTCCTCGCCTTCGCCGGGCATTTCGTGCTGGCCGAAATCTCCGGTGGAGCCGGGCTGCATTTCGTCATCAGCGTCTCCGGAATCCTCATCATGTCCGGGATGGCGTGGATCATTTCGTGGTACAAGCATTCTGCCGACAAGGGTGCATCGCGGAAAAAGGGCGACGTCGGCAACGCCGATATGGCGGGAGGGGGTTGATGAAGTCCAACCCGGTGACCATCCTGGGCTTGATCGTGTTTGCCGGCTTGCTGGCCGCGGTTCCCGCACGTGCCGACGATGCCCCGGCCCCGGCCAACTGCGAGGTTCCGGCCTACCTGCTCACCACCGAGAGCCCGCTGTCCAGGGTCGAGGACGCCATCAACCACCGTAAGCTGGATATTCTGGTGGTCGGCAGCCGGTCGTCGACCATCAACGCATCCGAGGCCAGCGCCTATCCCGGCCGGCTGCAGGCGATGCTGCAGGAGCAGCTGCCGAAAGTCGCGGTCAGCGTCTCCGTAGAACTACAGATCAAGAAGACCGCCGAAGAAGTAGCCGGCGGTCTCGTCAAGCTGGTGGAAGCAAAAAAGCCTACTTTGGTGATCTGGCAGACCGGAACCTACGATGCTATGCGATCGATTGATCCCGATGATTTTCGCAGCGCCGTCGGCGAGGGCGTTGCTGCGCTGCAAAATGCCGGGGCCGACGTGGTTTTGATGAATTTGCAATACAGCCCGCGCACCGAGACGATGATTTCCGCGCCGCCGTACCTAGATAATATGCGCGTGGTGGCGCAGCAGTACGACGTTCCGTTGTTCGACCGCTTCGCCATCATGCATCACTGGAACGACTCCGGGGATTTCGACCTGTTCAGCACGACGCGCGGTCTCGACCTTGCCAAGCGCGTGCACGATTGCCTCGGTCGCGCACTGTCGAAATTCGTGATCGAGGCGGCGCATGTGAACCCGGCGCAGCAGAATTGAGGATCCAGCGTTGATGACGTCAACGAGTTGCTACCGCCCTTTTTGCCATTTGGCATTTCTGGCCGCGCCGGCCGTTGCGGCGCTCATACTGCTGGCGCCAGGCTCGATGGCGCCCGCGCGGGCGCAAGCCGCCCAGGCTGCCCATCCAGATACTGCCAAACCGCCGCAGCAAAAAAGCCTCACTTCCAAGGCGATCGACAAGGTCAAGGAAGTCGCGAAATCGGCTAGCGACATCTTCAACCGCGTTCCCTGCCTGCCGCCGAAGGGCGGCGCCAGAAAGATGGGCTCGTTGCCGCATGTCGCGGGCAAGCTCGCCGCCGGCGAGCCGGTGGTGATCATCGCGTTCGGCTCGTCCTCGACCTCAGGCTACGGCTCGACCTCGCCCGAATTCACCTATCCCAACCGGCTGGCGGCGCAGCTGCGCCGGCAATATCCGACCGCCGACATCACCGTGGTCAATCGCGGCCAGGGCGGTGAAGACGCGCCCGAAATGATGAAACGGCTGCAGACCGCGGTGCTCGACATGAAGCCGGACCTGGTGATCTGGCAGGTCGGCACCAACGCGGTGCTGCGCAACCTCGATCCCACCGAGACCATCAAGCTGGTCGAGGAAGGCGTCGCGCGGATTCAGGCGGCCGGCGCCGATCTGGTGCTGGTCGATCCGCAATATTCGCCGGCGGTCAACGAACGCGCGGAAAGCGCAGGCAAGATGATCAAGCTGCTCAACGGGGTGGCCGAGCTGCGTCACGTCGGCATCTTCCCGCGCTTCGAAGTGATGCGCGAGTGGCACGAAAAGCAGTCGATCCCGATGGACAATTTCGTCATCGCCGACGGCCTGCATATGAGCGACTGGGGCTACGCCTGCTTCGCACAGCTGCTCGGCGACGACATCATCAAGTCGGTCGGCCAGATCAAGCTCGGCGTCAACGTGCCGTCCAACGTGCAGACCTACCGGCCGATGTGAGGGAGTGGGCGGATAGGGAGTAGCGAATAGCGAATAGGGGTGGTTCTACTCGCTACTCGCCATTCGCTCCCTTCACGCCATCTCCAGCGCGGCCACAAGATCCTCGATCAGGTCGTCGCGATGTTCGAGCCCGGCCGAGAAACGAATGAAGCCCTCGCTGATCCCGAGTTCGGCGCGCGCCTCCGGCGTCAGCCGCTGATGCGTGGTGGTCGCGGGATGGGTGACGAGGCTCTTGGCGTCGCCGAGATTGTTGGAGATCCGCGAAATCTTCAGCGCGTTGAGGGTGCGGAACGCCGCCGCCTTGCCGCCCTTGACCTCGAAGCCGACCAGCGTCGATCCGGCGCGCATCTGCTTCTTCACCAGAGCGGCCTGCGGATGATCGGAGCGGCCGGGATAGATCAGCCGCGAGATCTTCGGATGCTGCGCCAGCACGTCCGCCACGGCTGCGGCGGTTTCGGTCTGGGCGCGGACGCGGACCGCCAGCGTCTCCAGCCCCTTCAGCAGCACCCAGGCGTTGAACGGCGACATCGACGGGCCGGTCTGGCGCATGAAGTTGTGGATGTGCTCGGCGATGAACGCTTCCGACGACAGGATGATGCCGCCGAGGCAGCGGCCCTGGCCGTCGATGTGCTTGGTCGCGGAATAGACCACGACGTCGGCGCCGAGCGTCAGCGGGCTCTGCCAGATCGGCGTCGCAAACACATTGTCGACGATCAGCCGCGCGCCGCCGGCATGCGCGATCTCGGCGATCGCCGAGATGTCGAGCACGTCGAGCGTCGGATTGGTCGGGCTCTCCAGGAAGCAGGTTCGGGTGTTCGGCCGCATCGCCTTCTTCCACTGGTCGAGATCGAGGCCGTCGACCAGCGTGGACGAGATGCCGTAGCGCGGCAGCAGGTCTTCCACCACATAGCGGCAGGAACCGAACATCGCCTTCGCCGCCACCACGTGATCGCCGGCCTTCAGCGGCGCGAGGACGGCCGTGGTCACCGCGGCCATGCCGGTGGCGGTGGCGCGCGCCGCTTCGGCGCCTTCGAGCTCGATCATGCGGCGCTCGAACATCGAGATGTTGGGGTTGGAAAAGCGCGAATAGAGAAAGCCGGGATCCTCGCCCTTGAACCGCGCCTCGCATTGCTCGGCGCTGTCGTAGATGAAGCCCTGGGTCAGGAACAGCGCTTCCGAGGTTTCGCCGAATTGCGAGCGCAGGGCTCCGGAATGGACCAGCCGGGTTTCGGGGCGGTAGCGGGCGGTGGATTTAGTCTCAGACATGTGACCTCCATCGTGACCACCCATGAAAATGGTCACAAAAAAACCGGCCTGGAAAAATTCCACAGGCCGGGATCACACTGTCCCCGGCCTGTTTAGCGACTTATTTAACGTGGCTGCAAGCCGGCCGGCTCAAATCACCACGGGATAAGTCATGCTGATATTCGCTTGCGCCCTTTCAGTCAAGGCGGCCATCGGATAACCGGTAAAAGTCCGTATTTTCAGCGTCTGGATGGCGGCAGCCCGCCATCCCTTAGGACCCCACCCGTGACCTTCGCGCTTCCGCCCGACGCCAATGGCATTCTGCCCGACCGCATGATCGCGGCAATGGCGGATGCCGGCCTGATCCTGCCGGCCTATCCCTTTGTCGAAAGCCAGATCCAGCCGGCGAGCCTCGATTTGCGGCTCGGCGACGTCGCCTACCGGGTGCGCGCCAGCTTCCTGCCGGGACCGGGCGCCACGGTGGCCGAGCGCATCGACGAATTGAAGCTGCACGAGATCGATCTGACGGACGGCGCGGTGCTGGAGACCAACTGCGTCTACATCGTGCCGCTCTTGGAAAGTCTCGCGCTGCCGCCGCAAATCGTCGCCGCCGCCAATCCGAAAAGCTCGACCGGGCGGCTCGACGTGTTCACCCGCGTGATCGCGGACGGCACCCGGCGCTTCGACATGATCGGTGCCGGCTATCACGGCCCGCTTTATGCCGAGATCAGCCCGAAGACATTTCCGGTGCTGCTGCGGGAAGGCTCGCGGCTGAGCCAGGTCCGCTTCCGCACCGGCGACGCCATCCTCAATGCCGATGAACTCGAGGCGCTGCATGACGCGGAGCGGCTGGTCGACGTCGACGACGCCGATCTCGTCAACGGCGTGGCGCTGAGCGTCGACCTGTCAGGCGAGAATGCCAATGGTTTTGTCGGCTACCGCGCCAAGCGTCACACCGGCGTGGTCGATATCGACCGCCGCGGCGGCTATGCGGTCGGTGAGTTCTGGGAGCCGATCGCGGCGCGGCCCGACGGCAGTCTCATTCTCGATCCCGGCGAGTTCTACATTCTGGCATCGAAAGAGGCGGTGCAGGTGCCGCCGGATTACGCCGCCGAAATGGTGCCGTTCGATCCGCTGGTCGGCGAATTCCGCGTGCATTATGCCGGGTTCTTCGATCCCGGCTTTGGCTATGCCGGCGCCGGCGGGCAGGGCTCGCGCGCGGTGCTGGAAGTGCGCTCGCGCGAGGTGCCGTTCATCCTCGAGCACGGCCAGATCGTCGGCCGGCTGGTGTACGAGAAAATGCTGGCGCGGCCCGACGCCATGTACGGCCAGCGCATCGGCTCGAACTATCAGGCCCAGGGCCTGAAGCTGTCGAAGCATTTTCGGGTGTAGGCATAAAGCGGCCCGCCCGCCGGTGCGCAGAGTAACTGCAATCTCTTAATATTGATTCAGATCATTGCCGAAAGCGCGTCGGTCCGGAAAGCTATCAAGTGGTAATATGCGCTCGCCAGAAGGTTTGATGGCGCCGGGTGAATCGACGTCCACGGCTTTGAGAAGGGCTGATATCCATGAAGCAAGTGGCAAGCCCCGCGGCAAAGATGAATCTGATCCCGGCGGTAGCGTTGCCGCCGGTCGAGGAAAGCGTCGGCAGTGAAGCCTTCCGCGCCATCGACCGGATGCGCGAAGCGCTTACCGCCCAGGCGACGGGAGGGCTGTCGCCGGCGTCGCTGGCTCTTGCCTACTTCGATTGGTTCATTCATCTCGCGTCGGCTCCCGGAAAACGCCTGGAACTGATCGACAAGGCGTCAAGGAAAGCGGCTCGTCTGCTGGCTCATTGCGCAGCGGCGGCACGCAATCCCGATGTGCCGCCGTGCATCGAGCCGTTGCCGGGCGATTACCGGTTCAGCGCCGAGGAATGGCGCAAGCAACCGTATAATTTCCTGGCCCAGGCTTTCCTGCTCAATCAGCAATGGTGGCACAACGTCACCCGCGAAGTGCCCGGCGTCACGCCGCATCATCAAGACGTGGTGTCTTTCGCCGCGCGTCAGTTCCTCGACATGTTCTCGCCGTCGAACTTCCCGTTCACCAACCCCGAAGTGATGAAGAAGACCATCGAGACCGGCGGGGCCAATTTCGTCCGCGGGTTCCAGAACTGGGTGGAGGATGTCAGCCGGCTCGTCTCCAGGCAGTCCCCGGTGGGCACCGAGGATTTCCAGGTTGGCAGCAACGTTGCCGTCACGCCGGGAAAGGTCGTTTACCGGAACCACCTGATCGAGCTGATTCAATATGCGCCGTCGACGGAGACGGTGATGGCCGAGCCGGTGCTGATCGTGCCGGCCTGGATCATGAAATACTACATCCTCGACCTGTCGCCGCAGAATTCGCTGGTCCGCTACCTGGTCGGACAGGGCCACACCGTGTTCTGCATCTCCTGGCGCAATCCAGGCGCCGAAGATCGCGATCTCACCATGGACGATTACCGGCATAGCGGCGTCATGGCCGCGCTGGCGGCCGTCAGCGCCATCGTTCCCGGGC
The sequence above is drawn from the Bradyrhizobium sediminis genome and encodes:
- the apaG gene encoding Co2+/Mg2+ efflux protein ApaG gives rise to the protein MYRAVTRQIEVTVEPNFLPERSSAENRQYFWSYTIVITNTGEETVQLRTRHWIITDAAGRKQEVRGEGVVGEQPVLAPGERFEYTSGVPLPTASGFMSGHYQMVSENGEKFEIDVPAFSLDSPDSKRVLN
- a CDS encoding OpgC domain-containing protein, producing the protein MSIANRIAGSPLAGAAAAGARDAAPAIAIPAGAERELRLDLFRGIALWLIFIDHLPPNILTWFTIRNYGFSDATEIFIFISGYTAAFVYGRAMLEAGPVIATARIMRRVWQIYVAHVFLFTIFLAEISYVATNFNNPLYTEEMGIMDFLKQPDVTIVQALLLRFRPVNMDVLPLYIVLMLFLPLILWLMKWRADITLALSVALYAATWHYDLYLSAYPNGFWAFNPFAWQLLFVFGAWCALGGARRMSRILSSPVTMWICAAYLLAAFFVTLTWYVPQLNHLMPKRIEQWMYPINKTDLDVLRFAHFLALAAITVRFLPKDWPGLKSPWLRPLILCGQHSLEIFCLGVFLAFAGHFVLAEISGGAGLHFVISVSGILIMSGMAWIISWYKHSADKGASRKKGDVGNADMAGGG
- a CDS encoding SGNH/GDSL hydrolase family protein, whose protein sequence is MKSNPVTILGLIVFAGLLAAVPARADDAPAPANCEVPAYLLTTESPLSRVEDAINHRKLDILVVGSRSSTINASEASAYPGRLQAMLQEQLPKVAVSVSVELQIKKTAEEVAGGLVKLVEAKKPTLVIWQTGTYDAMRSIDPDDFRSAVGEGVAALQNAGADVVLMNLQYSPRTETMISAPPYLDNMRVVAQQYDVPLFDRFAIMHHWNDSGDFDLFSTTRGLDLAKRVHDCLGRALSKFVIEAAHVNPAQQN
- a CDS encoding SGNH/GDSL hydrolase family protein — protein: MTSTSCYRPFCHLAFLAAPAVAALILLAPGSMAPARAQAAQAAHPDTAKPPQQKSLTSKAIDKVKEVAKSASDIFNRVPCLPPKGGARKMGSLPHVAGKLAAGEPVVIIAFGSSSTSGYGSTSPEFTYPNRLAAQLRRQYPTADITVVNRGQGGEDAPEMMKRLQTAVLDMKPDLVIWQVGTNAVLRNLDPTETIKLVEEGVARIQAAGADLVLVDPQYSPAVNERAESAGKMIKLLNGVAELRHVGIFPRFEVMREWHEKQSIPMDNFVIADGLHMSDWGYACFAQLLGDDIIKSVGQIKLGVNVPSNVQTYRPM
- a CDS encoding O-succinylhomoserine sulfhydrylase, producing MSETKSTARYRPETRLVHSGALRSQFGETSEALFLTQGFIYDSAEQCEARFKGEDPGFLYSRFSNPNISMFERRMIELEGAEAARATATGMAAVTTAVLAPLKAGDHVVAAKAMFGSCRYVVEDLLPRYGISSTLVDGLDLDQWKKAMRPNTRTCFLESPTNPTLDVLDISAIAEIAHAGGARLIVDNVFATPIWQSPLTLGADVVVYSATKHIDGQGRCLGGIILSSEAFIAEHIHNFMRQTGPSMSPFNAWVLLKGLETLAVRVRAQTETAAAVADVLAQHPKISRLIYPGRSDHPQAALVKKQMRAGSTLVGFEVKGGKAAAFRTLNALKISRISNNLGDAKSLVTHPATTTHQRLTPEARAELGISEGFIRFSAGLEHRDDLIEDLVAALEMA
- a CDS encoding 2'-deoxycytidine 5'-triphosphate deaminase, with protein sequence MIAAMADAGLILPAYPFVESQIQPASLDLRLGDVAYRVRASFLPGPGATVAERIDELKLHEIDLTDGAVLETNCVYIVPLLESLALPPQIVAAANPKSSTGRLDVFTRVIADGTRRFDMIGAGYHGPLYAEISPKTFPVLLREGSRLSQVRFRTGDAILNADELEALHDAERLVDVDDADLVNGVALSVDLSGENANGFVGYRAKRHTGVVDIDRRGGYAVGEFWEPIAARPDGSLILDPGEFYILASKEAVQVPPDYAAEMVPFDPLVGEFRVHYAGFFDPGFGYAGAGGQGSRAVLEVRSREVPFILEHGQIVGRLVYEKMLARPDAMYGQRIGSNYQAQGLKLSKHFRV
- a CDS encoding PHA/PHB synthase family protein codes for the protein MKQVASPAAKMNLIPAVALPPVEESVGSEAFRAIDRMREALTAQATGGLSPASLALAYFDWFIHLASAPGKRLELIDKASRKAARLLAHCAAAARNPDVPPCIEPLPGDYRFSAEEWRKQPYNFLAQAFLLNQQWWHNVTREVPGVTPHHQDVVSFAARQFLDMFSPSNFPFTNPEVMKKTIETGGANFVRGFQNWVEDVSRLVSRQSPVGTEDFQVGSNVAVTPGKVVYRNHLIELIQYAPSTETVMAEPVLIVPAWIMKYYILDLSPQNSLVRYLVGQGHTVFCISWRNPGAEDRDLTMDDYRHSGVMAALAAVSAIVPGRKIHAAGYCLGGTLLSIAAAAMARAGDDRLATVTLFAAQIDFTEPGELALFIDHSQMHFLQSLMWNKGYLSADQMAGSFELLRTNDLIWSRLVHDYLMGERTPMTDLMAWNADSTRMPYRMHAEYLQRLYLDNELAAGNLMVDGHAAALQNIRAPMFVVGTERDHVAPWRSVYKIHYHTDTDVTFVLTSGGHNAGIVSEPGHQHRHFRIALRRADDICLDPDEWAVAALSKQGSWWEDWANWLAGHSAPERVPPPAMGAAGKGFAPIADAPGTYVFQR